A part of Ammospiza nelsoni isolate bAmmNel1 chromosome 9, bAmmNel1.pri, whole genome shotgun sequence genomic DNA contains:
- the CDKN2C gene encoding cyclin-dependent kinase 4 inhibitor C: MAEPSGNELASAAAKGDLVQLTNLLQKNVNVNAQNGFGRTALQVMKLGNPEIARRLLSNGANPNLKDSTGFAVIHDVAREGFLDTLQTLLEFEADVNIEDNEGNLPLHLAAQEGHVRVVQLLLARSECKVGHQNKRGNTACDLAKLYRRAAVVELLEASSSAVPPSMD; this comes from the exons ATGGCCGAGCCTTCTGGGAACGAGCTGGCGTCCGCGGCTGCCAAGGGGGACCTAGTGCAACTTACTAATTTGTTGCAAAAGAATGTAAACGTCAATGCACAAAATGGATTTGGGAGGACTGCGCTGCAG GTGATGAAACTCGGCAACCCCGAAATCGCCCGGCGGCTGCTCAGCAACGGGGCGAACCCCAACCTGAAAGACAGTACCGGCTTCGCCGTCATCCACGACGTAGCCAGGGAGGGCTTTCTGGACACTTTGCAGACTCTGCTGGAGTTCGAAGCCGACGTTAACATCGAGGACAACGAGGGCAACCTGCCGCTGCACCTGGCGGCGCAGGAGGGCCACGTGCGggtggtgcagctgctgctggcgcgCTCCGAGTGCAAGGTGGGCCACCAGAACAAGCGCGGCAACACCGCCTGCGACCTGGCCAAGCTGTACCGCCGGGCGGCCGTGGTGGAACTGCTGGAGGCCAGCAGCAGCGCCGTCCCCCCCAGCATGGACTGA